One part of the Roseomonas gilardii genome encodes these proteins:
- a CDS encoding response regulator, translated as MIWLSDQHGNCVFANRHHERTLGYPASELQGQGWRRLVHPDDLGTYEAVIIRALSLREPFQIVVRMQAKGGRMYWMRVDAAPRLSAEGEFLGFVGIDTDMTASHQAEEALERLVRQRTSDLSEANRRLQEQIEERDRLEASLRQMQRAEALGQLTAGVSHDFNNLLTVILGNLRLLQRQPALPGLSPALLARRLEAVRLAAERGALLTSQLLAFSRRQRLDPRPLDMNALIQDMVGLLGTTVGGSIRLDTSLDASPGREAWLAMADPTQIELAVVNLVLNARDAMQGSGTIRIATGNVTLGLPGHPEEPPAGEYVAITVRDTGTGMTPEVRARAFEPFFTTKDVGQGSGLGLSQVLGFVQQSGGGLRVETAPGQGTAIHLYLPRAQARPAAPAFAPAEGQEKDDRTILLVDDEEPVREITALTLRDLGYDVVEAHDGLAALHLLDGDTRFDLLLLDFAMPGMNGVEVAQAARSRRPQLPIMFLTGYAEAPAMAGENKDRILQKPFRTEELARRLTAVLTPACRAMAAGASH; from the coding sequence ATGATCTGGCTTTCCGACCAGCATGGGAATTGCGTCTTCGCCAATCGTCACCACGAGCGGACGCTGGGCTATCCGGCCAGCGAGTTGCAGGGGCAGGGCTGGCGCCGGCTGGTCCATCCCGACGATCTGGGCACCTATGAAGCGGTGATCATCCGCGCCCTCTCCTTGCGCGAGCCCTTCCAGATCGTCGTCCGGATGCAGGCCAAGGGAGGGCGGATGTACTGGATGCGGGTGGATGCCGCCCCGCGCCTCTCCGCCGAGGGCGAGTTCCTCGGCTTTGTCGGCATCGACACGGACATGACCGCCAGCCACCAGGCCGAGGAAGCGCTGGAACGCCTGGTCCGGCAGCGCACCAGCGATCTTTCCGAGGCCAACCGGCGTCTGCAGGAGCAGATCGAGGAGCGCGACCGGCTGGAAGCCTCGCTCCGGCAGATGCAGCGCGCCGAGGCGCTGGGCCAGCTCACCGCCGGCGTGTCGCATGATTTCAACAACCTGTTGACCGTCATCCTCGGCAACCTGCGGTTGCTGCAGCGCCAGCCCGCTTTGCCGGGCCTGTCGCCCGCCCTCCTCGCGCGGCGGCTGGAAGCGGTCCGGCTGGCCGCCGAGCGTGGCGCCCTGCTGACCTCGCAGCTCCTCGCCTTCTCCCGCCGCCAGCGGCTCGACCCCCGGCCGCTGGACATGAACGCGCTCATCCAGGACATGGTCGGGCTGCTGGGCACCACTGTGGGCGGCAGCATCCGCCTGGATACCAGCCTGGACGCCAGCCCGGGACGGGAAGCCTGGCTCGCCATGGCCGATCCGACCCAGATCGAGCTCGCCGTGGTCAACCTCGTGCTCAATGCGCGCGACGCCATGCAGGGCAGCGGCACGATCCGCATCGCCACCGGCAACGTCACACTCGGACTGCCCGGGCACCCCGAGGAACCGCCGGCCGGGGAGTATGTGGCGATCACGGTCCGCGACACCGGAACCGGCATGACGCCGGAGGTCCGGGCCCGGGCCTTCGAGCCCTTCTTCACCACCAAGGATGTCGGGCAGGGCTCCGGCCTGGGTCTCAGCCAGGTGCTCGGCTTCGTCCAGCAGTCCGGCGGCGGGTTGCGGGTGGAGACGGCGCCCGGCCAGGGCACGGCCATCCATCTCTATCTGCCCCGCGCCCAGGCGCGCCCGGCCGCTCCTGCCTTCGCCCCCGCGGAGGGGCAGGAGAAAGACGACCGGACCATCCTGCTGGTGGATGATGAGGAGCCCGTGCGGGAGATCACCGCCCTCACCCTACGGGACCTGGGCTACGACGTGGTCGAGGCCCATGATGGCCTCGCGGCGCTGCACCTGCTGGACGGAGACACCCGCTTCGACCTGCTGCTGCTGGACTTCGCCATGCCCGGCATGAATGGCGTCGAGGTTGCGCAGGCCGCACGCAGCCGGCGCCCGCAACTGCCGATCATGTTCCTCACCGGCTATGCCGAGGCCCCGGCCATGGCAGGCGAGAACAAGGACAGGATCCTCCAGAAGCCCTTCCGCACCGAGGAGCTCGCCCGGCGCCTGACCGCCGTGCTGACCCCGGCCTGCCGCGCGATGGCCGCCGGAGCCTCCCACTGA
- a CDS encoding MBL fold metallo-hydrolase produces the protein MTSSEALRGAILPVTPFGQNCLILWDEATKRGAVVDPGEAGPVLAALKDLGVTAEKVLLTHGHLDHAAGAAEVAETLGIPVEGPHDADRFLLDGLAQSAAQYGFPGRPVVPDRWLAEGDTVEVAGHRFEVLHCPGHTPGHVVFFDPAARFAVVGDVIFRGSVGRTDFPYGDGPGLVRAIREKLFPLGDDVAFHCGHGPGGTLGEERRSNPYAGDGAAA, from the coding sequence ATGACATCTTCCGAGGCTCTGCGCGGCGCGATCCTGCCGGTCACGCCCTTCGGCCAGAACTGCCTGATCCTTTGGGACGAGGCAACGAAGCGTGGGGCGGTGGTCGATCCGGGGGAAGCCGGGCCGGTGCTCGCCGCCCTGAAGGATCTTGGCGTAACGGCGGAGAAGGTCCTGCTGACCCATGGCCACCTGGACCATGCGGCGGGCGCCGCCGAGGTTGCCGAGACGCTTGGCATCCCGGTCGAGGGACCGCACGACGCGGACCGCTTCCTGTTGGACGGGCTGGCGCAGTCGGCGGCGCAGTACGGCTTCCCGGGGCGGCCGGTGGTGCCGGACCGCTGGCTGGCCGAGGGCGACACGGTGGAGGTCGCCGGGCACCGCTTCGAGGTGCTGCACTGCCCCGGCCATACGCCGGGCCATGTGGTGTTCTTCGATCCGGCCGCGCGTTTCGCCGTGGTGGGGGACGTCATCTTCCGCGGCTCCGTGGGGCGGACGGACTTCCCCTATGGCGACGGGCCAGGGCTGGTCCGGGCGATCCGGGAGAAGCTCTTCCCGCTGGGCGACGACGTCGCCTTCCACTGCGGTCACGGGCCGGGCGGGACGCTGGGCGAGGAACGGCGCAGCAACCCCTATGCCGGGGATGGAGCCGCCGCGTGA
- a CDS encoding NUDIX domain-containing protein, translating into MSAEEPDIVCTGSRLVYENRWMRLREDTVRRRDGSPGLFGVVEKTDFVTVAAVQDGMVHMVEQYRYPVARRCWEFVQGMWEYAPGTDPLELARAELREETGLRAAEMRYAGRLFLAYGFCTQANHVFLATGLSPGEAALEVEEQDLVTRAMPLEELEAMIQDGVIEDQSTVAAFGLLRLKGML; encoded by the coding sequence GTGAGCGCGGAGGAGCCCGATATCGTCTGTACGGGCAGCCGGCTGGTCTATGAGAACCGCTGGATGCGGCTGCGCGAGGACACGGTGCGGCGGCGTGACGGCTCGCCCGGCCTGTTCGGCGTGGTGGAGAAGACCGATTTCGTGACCGTGGCCGCAGTGCAGGACGGCATGGTCCATATGGTCGAGCAGTACCGCTATCCGGTGGCGCGCCGCTGCTGGGAGTTCGTGCAGGGCATGTGGGAATATGCGCCCGGCACCGACCCGCTGGAACTGGCGCGGGCCGAGCTTCGGGAGGAGACGGGGTTGCGCGCGGCGGAGATGCGCTATGCCGGGCGGCTCTTCCTCGCCTACGGCTTCTGCACCCAGGCGAACCACGTCTTCCTGGCCACCGGCCTCTCGCCGGGCGAGGCGGCGCTGGAGGTCGAGGAGCAGGACCTGGTGACACGGGCCATGCCCCTGGAGGAGCTGGAGGCGATGATCCAGGACGGCGTGATCGAGGACCAGTCCACGGTGGCGGCCTTCGGCCTGCTGCGCCTGAAGGGCATGCTGTGA
- a CDS encoding inorganic phosphate transporter: MSDTILRGAAETLTSSRPDLDRKPHTLGAIAFILVLAAGLGYAAFSIAQDMRSVGEHGLATGALVMLGLALVIALGFEFVNGFHDTANAVATVIYTHSLPLLTAVVWSGFCNFLGVLTSSGAVAFTVVTLLPVELILQVGSGAGYAMIFALLLAAAIWNLGTWAMGLPNSSSHALIGSIIGVGLANQLMAPAGSATSGVDWNQAIGVFKALLFSPLIGFVLAAVLLLAMRFVIRNEALYKAPEGNKPPPMAIRALLVATCTGVSFFHGSNDGQKGMGLIMLILIGAAPTAYALNRAMPDSTTPAFVEMTHRASDIFATRAGSAPKPENAAAARAVVGDALKAREVNRPEVYAALAVLTQDIGRQVQGYGAVRLVPAAATSNVRNDMYLASDAVRVMGAHPDGFGEEEMATLKSLRGLLDDGTKFIPTWVKVTVALALGLGTMVGWKRIVVTVGERIGKTHLTYAQGASAEIVAMGTIGLADVYGLPVSTTHVLSSGVAGTMVANGSGLQWSTVRNLAMAWVLTLPAAMAIAGGLYVLLRQVF; this comes from the coding sequence ATGTCCGACACCATCCTTCGGGGAGCAGCCGAGACGCTGACCTCCTCGCGCCCGGATCTCGACCGCAAGCCGCATACCCTCGGGGCCATCGCCTTCATCCTGGTGCTCGCCGCCGGGCTCGGATACGCGGCCTTCAGCATCGCGCAGGACATGCGCAGCGTGGGCGAGCATGGCCTGGCGACCGGAGCCCTCGTGATGCTCGGCCTGGCGCTGGTGATCGCGCTGGGCTTCGAATTCGTGAACGGCTTCCACGACACGGCGAATGCCGTTGCGACGGTAATCTACACGCACAGCCTGCCGCTCCTGACAGCCGTGGTCTGGTCGGGCTTCTGCAACTTCCTGGGCGTGCTGACCTCCAGCGGCGCGGTGGCCTTCACCGTCGTGACCCTGCTGCCGGTGGAACTGATCCTGCAGGTCGGCAGCGGCGCGGGCTATGCCATGATCTTCGCGCTGCTGCTTGCGGCCGCGATCTGGAACCTGGGGACCTGGGCGATGGGGCTGCCCAACAGCTCCTCGCACGCGCTGATCGGCTCCATTATCGGCGTGGGCCTCGCCAACCAGCTCATGGCGCCGGCCGGTTCGGCCACGTCCGGCGTGGACTGGAACCAGGCGATCGGCGTGTTCAAGGCGCTCCTCTTCAGCCCGCTCATCGGCTTCGTGCTGGCGGCGGTGCTGCTGCTGGCGATGCGCTTCGTGATCCGCAACGAGGCGCTCTACAAGGCTCCGGAGGGCAACAAGCCGCCGCCGATGGCGATCCGGGCCCTCCTGGTCGCCACCTGCACCGGCGTCTCCTTCTTCCATGGCAGCAATGACGGGCAGAAGGGCATGGGGCTGATCATGCTGATCCTGATCGGCGCCGCGCCCACGGCCTATGCGCTGAACCGTGCCATGCCGGACAGCACCACACCCGCCTTCGTCGAGATGACGCACCGGGCCAGCGATATCTTCGCCACCCGTGCCGGCAGCGCCCCGAAGCCGGAGAATGCCGCCGCCGCGCGCGCCGTCGTTGGCGACGCGCTGAAGGCGCGCGAGGTCAACCGCCCCGAGGTCTATGCCGCCCTGGCGGTGCTGACCCAGGATATCGGGCGGCAGGTGCAGGGCTATGGCGCGGTGCGGCTGGTGCCCGCGGCGGCAACATCGAATGTTCGCAACGACATGTACCTCGCCTCCGACGCGGTGCGGGTGATGGGTGCGCATCCGGACGGGTTCGGCGAGGAGGAGATGGCGACACTGAAGTCGCTGCGTGGCCTGCTCGACGACGGCACCAAGTTCATCCCCACCTGGGTCAAGGTCACGGTGGCGCTGGCACTGGGCCTTGGCACGATGGTGGGCTGGAAGCGCATCGTGGTCACGGTGGGCGAGCGGATCGGCAAGACGCACCTGACCTATGCGCAGGGGGCGTCGGCCGAGATCGTGGCCATGGGTACGATCGGGCTGGCCGATGTCTATGGCTTGCCGGTGTCCACGACGCATGTCCTTTCCAGCGGCGTCGCCGGCACCATGGTGGCCAATGGCTCCGGGCTGCAGTGGTCCACGGTCCGGAACCTGGCGATGGCCTGGGTGCTGACCCTGCCGGCCGCCATGGCCATCGCCGGCGGTCTCTACGTGCTGCTGCGCCAGGTCTTCTGA
- a CDS encoding OprO/OprP family phosphate-selective porin, whose protein sequence is MPIRLAAALPGGVVALVAALALPPAAAAQEAAGKDCKARDGADQGGSLPSGEALQKRLTLCLDGDDFTIRPLLRFDLDGVSFFGQERPGGFDSGTQVRRARLGAAGNLPAGFGYRVIWEFGGYPSRTNFLYEAQLTYRIQEWGMVRAGAYTPQHLPEYAASSFDLLFLERSAISNIVAGLASGDSREALGLEARGRDWNLSLYGTGGTSSALHDHRQRGLAGRAVAASDEGGLLHLQAGFDVAAQFDPGTVPGNDTLRLRDYPELRGDGTLRFLDTRSMGAQEVYAYGPELSGTIGPLYVEALYQQIVVDRGHGGTSRFDGWYAQAALPLLPWNGKRRRSAETGTWRRPATRGWAGLDGHPGALELAARYSTVNLNDGAARGGTQSIWTVGLNWYLSENLKVQTQYQNGRVALDGPDRLFQAWAVRLAFNL, encoded by the coding sequence ATGCCGATACGTCTTGCCGCCGCGTTGCCGGGCGGTGTCGTTGCCCTGGTCGCTGCCCTGGCCCTCCCCCCGGCCGCAGCGGCGCAGGAGGCGGCCGGGAAGGACTGCAAGGCCCGGGACGGGGCCGACCAGGGCGGCAGCCTGCCATCCGGCGAGGCGTTGCAGAAACGGCTGACCCTGTGCCTCGACGGGGATGACTTCACCATCCGGCCGCTGTTGCGCTTCGACCTCGATGGCGTGTCCTTTTTCGGCCAGGAGCGGCCGGGCGGCTTCGATTCCGGCACGCAGGTCCGGCGGGCGCGGCTGGGCGCGGCCGGCAACCTGCCCGCCGGCTTCGGATACCGGGTGATCTGGGAGTTCGGCGGCTATCCGAGCCGGACCAACTTCCTCTACGAGGCGCAGCTCACCTACAGGATTCAGGAATGGGGCATGGTCCGGGCCGGGGCCTATACGCCGCAGCACCTGCCGGAATATGCCGCCAGCTCCTTCGACCTGCTGTTCCTGGAGCGGTCGGCGATCAGCAACATCGTGGCCGGCCTGGCGAGCGGGGATTCGCGGGAGGCGCTGGGCCTGGAGGCGCGTGGCCGGGACTGGAACCTGAGCCTCTACGGCACGGGCGGCACCAGCTCGGCGCTGCACGACCACCGGCAGCGCGGCCTGGCCGGCCGGGCCGTCGCGGCGTCGGATGAAGGCGGGCTGCTTCATCTGCAGGCGGGGTTCGACGTTGCGGCGCAGTTCGATCCGGGCACCGTGCCGGGCAACGACACGCTGCGGCTGCGCGACTATCCGGAGCTGCGCGGCGACGGCACGCTGCGCTTTCTCGACACCCGGTCGATGGGCGCTCAGGAGGTCTATGCCTATGGGCCGGAACTGAGCGGCACGATCGGCCCCCTCTATGTCGAGGCGCTCTACCAGCAGATCGTGGTGGACCGCGGCCATGGCGGGACGAGCCGCTTCGACGGCTGGTACGCGCAGGCCGCCCTGCCGCTCCTTCCCTGGAACGGCAAGCGGCGGCGCAGCGCAGAGACGGGCACCTGGCGGCGGCCGGCCACCAGGGGCTGGGCGGGCCTCGACGGCCATCCGGGGGCGCTGGAACTGGCGGCGCGCTACAGCACCGTGAACCTGAACGATGGCGCGGCGCGGGGTGGCACGCAGAGCATCTGGACGGTGGGGCTGAACTGGTATCTCTCGGAGAACCTGAAGGTGCAGACCCAGTACCAGAACGGCCGGGTCGCCCTGGATGGGCCCGACCGCCTGTTCCAGGCCTGGGCGGTGCGGCTGGCCTTCAACCTCTGA
- a CDS encoding alkylphosphonate utilization protein — protein sequence MSDEDYVYDEATGEWRPASEMKAAAQARPEVRDASGNLLADGDSVTLIKDLKVKGANQTLKQGTVIRSIRLTDDPEEIDCRHDTIKGLVLRTEFVRKR from the coding sequence ATGAGCGACGAGGACTACGTGTATGACGAGGCCACCGGCGAGTGGCGCCCGGCCAGCGAGATGAAGGCGGCGGCGCAGGCCCGGCCGGAGGTGCGCGATGCCTCGGGCAACCTTCTCGCCGACGGGGATTCCGTCACGCTGATCAAGGACCTGAAGGTGAAGGGGGCGAACCAGACCCTGAAGCAGGGCACGGTCATCCGCTCGATCCGCCTGACCGACGATCCGGAGGAGATCGACTGCCGCCACGACACGATCAAGGGCCTGGTGCTGCGCACGGAGTTCGTGCGGAAGCGTTGA
- a CDS encoding L-2-amino-thiazoline-4-carboxylic acid hydrolase, with protein sequence MAESREIPSPALPAGEPAPAERAARLAAELDAAFKARGRLYWDLLATLREAHGEAEAERLLSLAIERRGAAAGAALFAGLGAPTPHAVAETFLTRASPDWGRLFPHRLCEEADGTLIVQVERCPLKEAWEEDGRTPEEIALLCRIAGRADHGVFGASGIGFTARTWKPGDRGCCELRLSPSPGEA encoded by the coding sequence ATGGCCGAATCGCGCGAGATCCCCTCCCCCGCCCTGCCCGCCGGGGAGCCTGCCCCGGCCGAGCGTGCCGCCCGCCTCGCCGCCGAGCTCGATGCCGCCTTCAAGGCGCGCGGCCGCCTCTACTGGGACCTGCTCGCCACGCTGCGGGAGGCCCATGGCGAGGCGGAGGCCGAGCGCCTGCTGTCGCTTGCCATCGAGCGTCGGGGCGCGGCGGCGGGCGCTGCCCTCTTCGCCGGGCTCGGCGCCCCCACGCCCCATGCCGTGGCGGAAACCTTCCTGACGCGCGCCAGCCCGGACTGGGGCCGGCTCTTTCCCCACCGGCTGTGCGAGGAAGCGGACGGCACGCTGATCGTGCAGGTGGAACGCTGCCCGCTGAAGGAGGCCTGGGAGGAGGACGGACGGACGCCGGAGGAGATCGCCCTGCTCTGCCGCATCGCCGGCCGTGCCGATCATGGCGTCTTCGGCGCCAGCGGCATCGGCTTCACGGCGCGGACCTGGAAGCCGGGTGACCGGGGCTGCTGCGAACTGCGCCTTTCGCCGAGCCCAGGCGAGGCGTGA
- a CDS encoding peroxiredoxin — protein MLQLGQVAPDFEAETTQGRIRFHEWLGDSWGVLFSHPKDFTPVCTTELGMTARLKPEFEKRGVKVIGLSVDTLDRHAGWDADIAETQGAAVNFPMISDPDRAVANLYGMIHPEADPSVTVRTVFVIDPNRKIRLMLVYPPSAGRNFDEVLRVIDSLQTTDRHKVATPVNWRPGDRAIVLASLSDEQAKQQFPQGFTTEKPYLRWVELPKE, from the coding sequence ATGCTGCAACTCGGCCAGGTCGCGCCCGATTTCGAGGCGGAGACGACGCAGGGGCGTATCCGCTTCCATGAATGGCTGGGCGACTCCTGGGGTGTCCTGTTCAGCCACCCGAAGGATTTCACCCCCGTCTGCACCACGGAGCTGGGCATGACGGCGCGGCTGAAGCCGGAATTCGAGAAGCGGGGCGTGAAGGTCATCGGGCTGAGCGTGGACACGCTTGATCGCCATGCCGGCTGGGATGCCGATATCGCCGAGACCCAGGGCGCGGCGGTGAACTTCCCGATGATCTCGGACCCGGACCGGGCCGTCGCCAACCTCTACGGCATGATCCATCCCGAGGCCGATCCCTCGGTGACGGTGCGGACGGTCTTCGTGATCGATCCGAACCGAAAGATCCGCCTGATGCTGGTCTATCCGCCGAGCGCGGGCCGGAACTTCGACGAGGTGCTGCGCGTGATCGACAGCCTGCAAACCACGGACCGGCACAAGGTGGCGACGCCGGTGAACTGGCGGCCGGGCGATCGCGCCATCGTGCTTGCCTCGTTGAGCGACGAACAGGCGAAGCAGCAGTTCCCCCAGGGTTTCACCACGGAGAAACCCTATCTCCGCTGGGTCGAACTGCCGAAGGAGTGA
- a CDS encoding cysteine synthase A: MIRLKRASELTGCDIFAKAEFMNPGGSVKDRAALGILGDAVDRGLLTPYQPGTVVEGTAGNTGIGLALAANARGWRSVIVVPETQSREKIDFLRMIGADVRLVKAMPYADPGNYVHVSRRLAEELSAEGPTIWANQFDNLANMHVHERTTGAEIWDELDGRIHAFTCSCGTGGTLAGVARALKSRNPEVRIVLADPMGSALYSWVKTGRLHAEGSSITEGIGQAARVPGNLEGAPIDDAVQVHDEAMLAEVYALLAEEGLSVGGSAGLNVAAAIQVAREMGPGHTVATILCDGGARYQSKLFNPEFLATKGLPAPPWLRG, encoded by the coding sequence ATGATCCGGCTGAAGCGTGCCTCGGAGCTGACGGGCTGCGACATCTTCGCCAAGGCGGAGTTCATGAACCCCGGCGGTAGCGTGAAGGACCGCGCGGCGCTGGGTATCCTGGGCGATGCGGTGGACCGCGGCCTGCTCACCCCCTACCAGCCGGGCACGGTGGTGGAGGGGACGGCGGGCAATACCGGCATCGGCCTGGCGCTGGCGGCGAATGCACGCGGCTGGCGCTCGGTGATCGTGGTGCCGGAGACGCAGAGCCGGGAGAAGATCGACTTCCTGCGGATGATCGGCGCCGATGTGCGACTGGTGAAGGCCATGCCCTATGCCGATCCGGGCAATTACGTGCATGTCTCCCGCCGTCTGGCGGAGGAGTTGTCGGCCGAGGGGCCGACCATCTGGGCGAACCAGTTCGACAACCTCGCCAACATGCATGTGCATGAGCGCACCACCGGGGCGGAGATCTGGGACGAGCTGGACGGCCGCATCCACGCCTTCACCTGCTCCTGCGGCACGGGCGGCACGCTGGCCGGCGTGGCCCGGGCGCTGAAATCCCGGAACCCGGAGGTGCGGATCGTGCTGGCCGATCCGATGGGCAGCGCGCTCTATTCCTGGGTGAAGACCGGGCGGCTGCATGCCGAGGGGAGTTCGATCACCGAGGGGATCGGGCAGGCGGCCCGGGTGCCGGGCAACCTGGAAGGCGCGCCGATCGACGATGCCGTGCAGGTGCATGACGAGGCCATGCTGGCGGAGGTCTATGCCCTGCTGGCCGAGGAAGGGCTGAGCGTCGGCGGCAGCGCCGGGCTGAATGTCGCGGCGGCGATCCAGGTGGCGCGGGAGATGGGCCCGGGGCACACGGTGGCGACGATCCTCTGCGACGGCGGGGCGCGCTATCAGTCCAAGCTGTTCAACCCGGAATTCCTGGCCACCAAGGGCCTGCCGGCGCCGCCCTGGCTGCGGGGATAG
- a CDS encoding VOC family protein has translation MAIRGSQAPGELGITLIVQDVARAADFYRDILGATELRRSHALHPGAEPGMEAFWAELRLSGTPLFVTRENPRWRDAPRPDWPRAPVSAGAASSFLTLYVEDVDALLVRAVAAGSRPDQPACPVQDGYWGDRIAQFHDPFGHVWRILTRIEDVDATDLPHRHAVQMEAHRQLRRTARPPG, from the coding sequence ATGGCGATACGAGGTAGTCAGGCCCCTGGCGAACTTGGCATCACGCTGATCGTGCAGGACGTGGCCAGGGCCGCGGATTTCTACCGTGACATCCTCGGCGCCACGGAACTCAGGCGCAGTCATGCCCTCCACCCCGGCGCGGAGCCCGGCATGGAAGCGTTCTGGGCTGAACTGCGCCTGAGCGGGACTCCGCTTTTCGTTACCCGCGAGAATCCGCGTTGGCGGGATGCCCCGCGTCCAGACTGGCCGCGCGCTCCTGTCTCTGCCGGCGCCGCTTCCAGCTTCCTTACCCTATACGTGGAAGACGTGGATGCGCTCCTGGTCAGAGCTGTCGCCGCAGGCTCGCGGCCGGACCAGCCCGCCTGTCCCGTCCAGGATGGATACTGGGGCGATCGCATCGCGCAGTTCCATGACCCCTTCGGCCACGTCTGGCGCATCCTGACCCGGATTGAGGACGTGGACGCCACCGATCTGCCGCACCGTCATGCGGTCCAGATGGAGGCGCACAGGCAACTCCGCCGGACGGCTCGCCCACCCGGTTGA
- a CDS encoding bestrophin family protein, giving the protein MIVPKDVQLHRMMARLGWPLVIFLIWDVLIVVSYVTLHHDFSVYLPVLPLPLLGSALVLFLGFRNNSAYGRWWEARTLWGAMVNASRSYGREVLAFLPDTPEAVPLKRRLVQRQVAYVHALRCQLRKQECWDELARHMEPEEVAHLHRFNNVPNAILNGSARLVGDALDRGWMDNIRQSRIEATMVDMANAQGGMERIKNTPLPRQYTFYPRFFVHLFCVLLPLGLVESLGLYTPLASTVVGLMLLVMEQIGDDIQDPFENTPNDVPLNAICRTIEIDLLQSIGELDVPKPLQPVGDVLW; this is encoded by the coding sequence ATGATCGTTCCGAAGGACGTTCAGCTGCACCGCATGATGGCCCGGCTGGGATGGCCCCTGGTCATCTTCCTGATCTGGGACGTCCTGATCGTGGTCTCCTATGTCACGCTCCACCACGATTTCAGCGTCTATCTGCCGGTGCTTCCCCTGCCGCTCCTGGGCTCGGCGCTGGTGCTTTTCCTGGGCTTCCGCAACAACAGCGCCTATGGCCGCTGGTGGGAGGCGCGGACCCTCTGGGGCGCCATGGTCAATGCCTCGCGCTCCTATGGGCGGGAGGTCCTGGCCTTCCTGCCCGACACGCCGGAGGCGGTGCCGCTGAAGCGCCGGCTGGTGCAGCGGCAGGTCGCCTATGTGCATGCCCTGCGCTGCCAGCTCCGCAAACAGGAGTGCTGGGACGAGCTCGCCCGGCACATGGAGCCGGAGGAGGTCGCCCATCTCCACCGCTTCAACAACGTACCCAACGCCATCCTCAACGGTTCCGCCCGGCTGGTCGGCGATGCGCTGGACCGCGGCTGGATGGACAATATCCGGCAGTCCCGCATCGAGGCGACGATGGTGGACATGGCCAATGCCCAGGGCGGCATGGAGCGGATCAAGAACACGCCTCTGCCCCGGCAATACACCTTCTACCCCCGCTTCTTCGTCCACTTGTTCTGCGTGCTGCTGCCGCTCGGGCTGGTGGAAAGCCTGGGCCTCTACACCCCGCTCGCCTCCACCGTCGTGGGGCTCATGTTGCTGGTGATGGAGCAGATCGGCGACGATATCCAGGACCCGTTCGAGAACACGCCGAACGACGTGCCGCTGAACGCCATCTGCCGGACCATCGAGATCGACCTGTTGCAATCGATCGGCGAGTTGGACGTGCCGAAACCTTTGCAGCCCGTGGGCGATGTCCTGTGGTGA
- a CDS encoding YncE family protein, with product MIERRGMLAGGLASMASVAAGLPLGEARAQSGNGGGNGPASLLLVMEKNAGKLAFFDAADGTRVGEVGLPAYPHEFVVDAQGRFAYVGHYGLPSSDKPGEGGHSVVVVDLGERRVARTIDCAPFNRLHGIGLDGQGRLGVLSEGRDTLLILDDPARATRPDRQAATGGRKTHLFSFSRNGERAYVTGLESGTASLVRPHDRGAKPVVTKTGQMPEGNCLSPDGKVFYVGNRRSGTVSVLDAGSMKLRDQRDVGGDPLRLYALPDGRILLADLERESISLLRPDLREIWRLPLGAKPSAASLHPGKAVAFVSLASDEVVAVDLEARCIEQRIRTGAGADVTRLLQQG from the coding sequence ATGATCGAAAGACGCGGCATGCTCGCCGGCGGCCTCGCCAGCATGGCCTCGGTGGCGGCGGGCCTGCCGCTGGGGGAGGCCCGGGCGCAGAGCGGCAATGGAGGGGGCAACGGTCCCGCCTCGCTGCTGCTGGTCATGGAGAAGAACGCGGGGAAACTCGCCTTCTTCGACGCGGCGGACGGTACGCGGGTTGGCGAGGTCGGGCTACCTGCCTATCCGCATGAATTCGTCGTCGATGCGCAGGGGCGCTTCGCCTATGTCGGCCATTACGGCCTGCCGAGTTCCGACAAGCCGGGCGAAGGCGGACATTCCGTGGTCGTGGTGGATCTCGGCGAGCGCCGCGTGGCGCGGACCATCGACTGCGCGCCCTTCAACCGGTTGCACGGGATCGGGCTGGATGGGCAGGGCAGGCTCGGCGTGCTGAGCGAGGGGCGCGACACGCTGCTGATCCTGGACGACCCCGCCAGGGCCACGCGCCCGGACCGGCAGGCCGCCACGGGTGGGCGCAAGACGCACCTCTTCTCCTTCAGCCGGAACGGCGAGCGCGCCTATGTCACCGGCCTGGAATCCGGCACGGCCAGCCTGGTGCGTCCCCATGACCGGGGCGCGAAGCCGGTGGTGACGAAGACGGGACAGATGCCGGAGGGCAATTGCCTGAGCCCGGACGGCAAGGTCTTCTATGTCGGCAACCGGCGCAGCGGGACGGTGAGCGTGCTGGATGCCGGGAGCATGAAGCTCAGGGACCAGCGCGATGTCGGCGGCGATCCGCTGCGTCTCTACGCGCTGCCGGACGGGCGGATCCTGCTCGCGGATCTGGAGCGCGAGAGCATCAGCCTGCTGCGGCCTGACCTGCGCGAGATCTGGCGCCTGCCGCTGGGCGCGAAGCCGAGCGCGGCCTCGCTGCACCCGGGCAAGGCGGTGGCGTTCGTCTCCCTCGCCTCGGACGAGGTGGTGGCGGTGGACCTGGAGGCGAGGTGCATCGAGCAGCGCATCAGGACCGGCGCGGGCGCGGACGTGACCCGGCTGTTGCAGCAGGGCTGA